The Nitratidesulfovibrio sp. region GCTCATGCCCCTGGCGGTGTCCCTTGCGGGGGCTGCCGGCCATGGGACGGGCAGCAGACAGCGCACCGGCATCGTTCTGGCTGCCCTGTTCGGGGCGCTGCAACCGGCCTTCGCCATCCTGCCTGCCAACGTGCCCAACATGATCCTTGCGGGCAGTGCGGAAAACCTGTTCGGCCACACCCTTACCTACGGGCGCTACCTGCTGCTGCACTTTCCGGTGCTGGGCCTGCTGAAAGCCATGGTCATCGCGGCCGTGGTGCTGCGGCTGTACCCGGCACCCGATAGAGGGGCGCCCCCCGCCACAATGCCGGTGGCCGATGCCGCAGTGCCGGTGACCGATGCCGCCCCACCGACGGCATCGGCCAGCCCGGCGGAGCGGCGGCTGATGGTGGTGTTGGCCGTGGCCGTGGGCCTGTGGGCAACCGACTCCCTGCACCACGTCTCGCCTGCGTGGATCAGCCTGGGGGCCGCCGTGCTCTGCCTGTGGCCGCCGCTGGGCCTTACCGGCAAACAGACCATCAGCAGGGACATGAGCATGGCGCCGCTGCTGTTCGTGGCGGGCATCATGGGGCTGGGTGCCATGGTGGCTGCATCGGGCGCGGGGCACCTGCTGGTGCGTGCCCTGCTGGATGCCCTGCCGCTGGCACCGGGGGACTCCGCCCGCAACTTCGCCGTGCTCACGGTGTACGCCATGGTCACCGGGCTGCTCACCACCCTGCCTGGCATCCCCGCCGTGCTCACCCCGCTGGCGGGCGACCTTGCCGCCGCTTCCGGCTTCAGCCTGGAAGCCGTGCTGATGACCCAGGTCGTGGCCGTATCGTCCATGTTCCTGCCCTACCAGTCGCCGCCGCTGGTGGTGGCCATGCAACTGGGCAGCGTGTCCTCCGGCCACATGACCCGCACCTGCCTGCTGCTGGCCGCCATCAACATAGTGGTGCTGCTGCCGCTGGATTACCTGTGGTGGCGCTGGCTGGGCGTGCTCTGACCGGCTTGCTGTCCGGACGGACGCGGGCGGACCGCGCCCCGTCCCGGCATGCCGCCTCCGCCCGCATGATCTCTCCTCCGCCTTGTCCACGGGGGCCACGGGTCCGCAGGTCCACAGGGGCCACGGGAGCCACAGGTCCACGGGTCCAGGGCCTCCGCGCCGCCAGCGTGCAGTACCGCCTGCGCCCGCTTCACCCCAAAAAAACACCGACGCCGCCCCCCAGCCGGGGAGCGGCGTCGAAAACCCTGGCGGCCGGTGGCCGGGCAGGTGCGCGCGGACGCGCTATTCGTCGTTCAGTTCGGCGCGGAACTTGCGCGACAGGCGGAACACCACGACCTTGCGCGGGGGCAGGGTGATGGTTTCGTCGGTCTGCGGGTTGCGCCCCTTGCGGGCCTTCTTGTCGTAAGCCTCGAACTTGCCGAATCCGCTTATGAGCAGGGCATGATCCTTCTTGATCGCCTGCTTCATGATGCCGAGAAGCGACTCGACAACGCCTTTCACTTCGGCGCGGTTCCTGTCGGTCTTTTCATAGATGGCATCGACGATTTCCGCCTTGGTCAGGGTCTTGCCGCTCATACTGTCCTCCGGGCCGGTGCTTCCGGCTACTCCATGCGTTCCCTGATGGCCTTCGCGAGTGCCTGCATCTCGTCGATGCTGCCGTACTGTCCCTGCGGCCACAGTTCGTGGCCATCGCCGGGAAAGCGGGGCACCAGATGCCAATGGACGTGGAACACCACCTGTCCCGCCGTCGCGAAGTTGTTTTGGAATATGTTCAGCCCTTCCGCTCCGGTGGCCTCCATGACGGCACGGCCAACGCGCTGCTGGGCGGCGATGATGTGCTCGCCGAGCCGCGCGGGCATGTCGAGCACCGTGCGGTGATGTTCCTTGGGAACGATCAGCGCATGGCCCCGATTGACGGGTCCGATGTCCAGAAAGGAGAGCACGTGGTCGTCGGCGTAGATCTGCGCGCAGGGAATTTCGCCACGCACTATCCTGCAGAAAATGCAATCGGACTGGGACATGGATTCTCCGTCACATGGAACACTTTGAAATCATTCAGCCGCGCGAACCGGCGCGCAGCGGCGGGCATGTAACTAGTTATATACACAGTCAAAGCCGCAACCGCAAGTAAAATCTTGCAAGATTATGCCGGGTTGCCACGCCTTGCGGCACAAGGGCTTCCGTGCCATCGTCCCTGGCTGGGGGGCCTGCGGACCTCGCTCCAACCCCCTTTCCGGAAAGGGGTTGGGCGCACCTTCCCTTTCGCGCGCCGGTTTCCTGCCCCGGAAATGGAAGGACCGCACAGCGAAAATAGAGGCCCGCGTACGCTCGGGAACCATCAACTTGGCTTCGATAGTAACACATCAGCAACACAAGGCAATCATGTCGGCGTTGATTTTTCCGGTCCCCGAGCCAGTTTGCGGCTGTCGCAGAGCGGCGCGCGCCACGCCAGCCACGCCCGCCAGCCCAGACGGGCCGGGGCACAGACGCGGCGCGACAGCCGCCGCACCGGCTGCCGCGTTGCGCAGGCGGCCACGCATCCTGCCTGTTTTCCTGCCCTTTGCCGGGTGCCCCACCCGCTGCGTGTTCTGCGCACAGGACGTGCAGACCGGCCAGCGCGGCGGCACCCACGGCGTGGCCCATGCCTTGGCGCTGGCCGAAGCCCGACTGGCGCAGGAGGCACGCCTGCAGCAGGATGCGACGACGGGCGGTTATCCGGAACCGCACGCCCCCTCCGCACCGGACACCGGACCTGCCGTGCCCGCACGTGACCAGACCCCGCCGCCG contains the following coding sequences:
- a CDS encoding SLC13 family permease; its protein translation is MSTASPTPGDRSSRPFHHARSALTTLASLARSPRHAIALTCMAAGAALALCPPAALPPDAARPVGLAVGAIGLWVTAAIPEYLTALLFFLLAILLRAAPSATVFSGFHSATFWLVFGGLCMGTAMQHTGLGARMARGLLARTGTGYAALVCGLVAVGVLLSFVMPSSMGRIALLMPLAVSLAGAAGHGTGSRQRTGIVLAALFGALQPAFAILPANVPNMILAGSAENLFGHTLTYGRYLLLHFPVLGLLKAMVIAAVVLRLYPAPDRGAPPATMPVADAAVPVTDAAPPTASASPAERRLMVVLAVAVGLWATDSLHHVSPAWISLGAAVLCLWPPLGLTGKQTISRDMSMAPLLFVAGIMGLGAMVAASGAGHLLVRALLDALPLAPGDSARNFAVLTVYAMVTGLLTTLPGIPAVLTPLAGDLAAASGFSLEAVLMTQVVAVSSMFLPYQSPPLVVAMQLGSVSSGHMTRTCLLLAAINIVVLLPLDYLWWRWLGVL
- a CDS encoding integration host factor subunit alpha encodes the protein MSGKTLTKAEIVDAIYEKTDRNRAEVKGVVESLLGIMKQAIKKDHALLISGFGKFEAYDKKARKGRNPQTDETITLPPRKVVVFRLSRKFRAELNDE
- a CDS encoding HIT family protein — translated: MSQSDCIFCRIVRGEIPCAQIYADDHVLSFLDIGPVNRGHALIVPKEHHRTVLDMPARLGEHIIAAQQRVGRAVMEATGAEGLNIFQNNFATAGQVVFHVHWHLVPRFPGDGHELWPQGQYGSIDEMQALAKAIRERME